A section of the Dermacoccus nishinomiyaensis genome encodes:
- a CDS encoding SNF2-related protein encodes MTARLTTYQAKYYAHELQRSYANNHVGKLAGLLFDAQVEPKPHQIDAALFALQTPFLPGVILADEVGLGKTIEAGIVISQYWAERRRSILIVAPSSLRQQWQQELYEKFLIPSAILDPKSKDSLLDAAGGRSAQVLISSYEFALRHETLLLKAWDLVVADEAHRLRNYWTGKTKAAEAVAHIVKGAHKTVLLTATPLQNKLEELYGLVSIFDPDYFYSLDAFRERYVKNRDLGGDDDLVERVATVSKRTLRREADKYIHFTKRLPLTVEFTPSPDEARLYDLVNDYLQRDELFAFAGSQRHLSALIIRKRLGSSTYAVASTLENIANRLADEVAAGQRRDGRGGLVAADFTVDDEITSEELEEADEIDGAGTGARASSLPLDESLLEAMRAEVAELREYAALARSITENQKAVKLGEALDLGFERLRELGAPEKAIIFTDSTKTQEYIARSLREAGRGKGLVLFNGSNNGPEQTAIHQAWLEKNRDGDLITGIAAVDRRKALVDYFRTEGTIMIATEAAAEGINLQFCSMLVNYDLPWNPQRVEQRIGRVHRFGQKHNVVVVNFSNKGNVAEQRILELLTNKFQLFSSVFGASDEVLGAIEDGLDFEKTISDILTRCRTADELDSAFKELEAQYAGEISREMASAKAKVFDNLDPHVQDRLKAYDTQSGEVLNKFERLLLAVTRHELDQHATFEGDGRTFVLNRTPVKDAPTGRYFFKSQPLENAHQYRYASPLAQHVVETAKTHDTPARELTFSLGQSERVSSAIRALEGTSGELTVSVATFRMRARDEDVSESYMLTGALTDDGQWLDEEYVADILDLACISVGEQPVAIDAAHFTPHLDARRAELEKEVQGRNSRYYDQQEELLYRNQQDRKSEHEGAIRDYRAKEKEARKLARQADDPMEQLRLKKEARKWEQRAEEADEDFRETRKKLRAEADKYLELIEQSLRGTQDIQHLFTIRWRIIP; translated from the coding sequence ATGACGGCTCGGCTCACGACGTACCAAGCGAAGTACTACGCGCACGAGCTGCAGCGCAGTTACGCGAACAATCACGTCGGCAAGCTCGCCGGCCTGCTGTTCGATGCCCAGGTGGAGCCGAAGCCGCACCAGATCGACGCTGCTTTGTTCGCGTTGCAGACGCCGTTCCTGCCGGGCGTGATCCTCGCTGATGAGGTGGGTCTTGGCAAGACGATCGAGGCGGGCATCGTCATCTCGCAGTATTGGGCCGAACGCCGCCGCAGCATCCTGATCGTCGCCCCGTCGAGCCTGCGCCAGCAGTGGCAGCAGGAGCTGTACGAGAAGTTCCTGATCCCGTCCGCCATCCTCGACCCGAAGTCGAAGGACTCGCTGCTTGACGCTGCGGGCGGTCGCTCGGCGCAGGTGTTGATCTCCTCGTATGAGTTCGCGCTCCGGCACGAGACGTTGCTGCTGAAGGCCTGGGATCTCGTAGTCGCGGACGAGGCGCACCGGCTGCGCAACTACTGGACGGGTAAGACGAAGGCCGCCGAGGCGGTGGCGCACATCGTCAAGGGCGCACACAAGACGGTGCTGCTGACGGCGACGCCGCTGCAGAACAAGCTCGAGGAGCTGTACGGGCTGGTCTCGATCTTCGACCCGGACTATTTCTATTCCCTTGATGCGTTCCGGGAGCGGTACGTCAAGAACCGAGACCTTGGCGGTGACGACGACCTGGTGGAGCGTGTCGCGACAGTCTCGAAGCGTACCTTGCGCCGCGAGGCTGACAAGTACATCCACTTCACCAAGCGCCTGCCGCTGACGGTTGAGTTCACCCCGTCGCCCGACGAGGCACGGCTCTACGACTTGGTAAATGACTACCTGCAGCGCGACGAGCTGTTTGCCTTCGCCGGGAGTCAGCGCCACCTCTCTGCCCTGATCATCCGCAAGCGTCTCGGCTCGTCGACCTACGCGGTCGCGAGCACGCTGGAGAACATCGCCAACCGTCTGGCCGATGAGGTTGCCGCTGGGCAGCGCCGCGACGGCCGTGGTGGCCTCGTGGCAGCAGACTTCACTGTCGACGACGAGATCACCAGCGAGGAACTGGAGGAGGCCGACGAGATCGACGGCGCGGGCACAGGTGCCCGGGCGTCGTCGTTGCCGCTAGACGAGTCGTTGCTGGAGGCGATGCGTGCCGAGGTTGCGGAGCTGCGCGAGTACGCGGCTCTGGCTCGTTCGATCACCGAGAACCAGAAGGCGGTCAAGCTTGGTGAGGCGCTCGATCTGGGCTTCGAGCGGCTGCGTGAGCTGGGTGCTCCTGAGAAGGCCATCATCTTCACCGACTCGACCAAGACGCAGGAGTATATCGCGCGCTCGCTGCGGGAGGCCGGTCGCGGCAAGGGACTCGTTCTATTCAACGGTTCGAACAACGGGCCGGAGCAGACCGCGATCCACCAGGCGTGGCTGGAGAAGAACAGAGACGGCGACCTGATCACCGGCATCGCCGCCGTGGATCGTCGCAAGGCGCTCGTGGACTACTTCCGCACTGAGGGCACGATCATGATCGCGACCGAGGCTGCGGCAGAGGGCATCAACCTGCAGTTCTGCTCGATGCTCGTCAACTACGACCTGCCCTGGAACCCGCAGCGGGTCGAGCAGCGCATTGGCCGTGTGCACCGCTTCGGGCAGAAGCACAACGTCGTCGTCGTGAACTTCTCGAATAAAGGCAACGTCGCCGAGCAGCGCATCCTGGAGTTGCTGACCAACAAGTTCCAACTGTTCTCCAGCGTCTTTGGCGCCAGCGACGAGGTGCTCGGCGCGATCGAGGACGGGCTGGACTTCGAGAAGACGATCAGCGACATCCTCACCCGCTGCAGAACCGCTGACGAACTGGACTCCGCGTTCAAGGAGCTGGAGGCGCAGTACGCGGGCGAGATCTCGCGCGAGATGGCCAGCGCCAAGGCGAAGGTCTTCGACAACCTCGACCCCCACGTCCAGGATCGCCTCAAGGCCTACGACACGCAGTCCGGCGAGGTGCTCAACAAGTTCGAGCGCTTGCTGCTCGCGGTAACCCGGCACGAACTCGACCAGCACGCCACCTTCGAGGGCGACGGGCGCACCTTCGTGCTGAACCGGACCCCGGTGAAGGACGCGCCGACCGGGCGCTACTTCTTCAAGTCCCAGCCGCTGGAGAACGCCCACCAGTACCGTTACGCGAGCCCGCTGGCCCAGCACGTCGTTGAGACCGCCAAGACCCACGACACCCCGGCACGCGAGCTGACGTTCTCTCTCGGCCAGTCGGAGCGTGTGAGCAGCGCGATTCGTGCGCTGGAGGGCACCAGCGGCGAACTCACCGTCAGCGTTGCGACCTTCCGTATGAGGGCGCGCGACGAGGATGTCTCCGAGTCCTACATGCTGACCGGCGCCCTGACCGATGACGGTCAGTGGCTCGATGAGGAGTACGTCGCGGACATCCTCGACCTGGCCTGCATCTCGGTTGGAGAGCAGCCCGTGGCGATCGATGCGGCACACTTCACGCCGCACCTTGATGCACGACGGGCGGAGCTGGAGAAAGAAGTCCAGGGCCGCAACTCCCGCTACTACGACCAGCAGGAGGAACTGCTCTACCGCAACCAGCAGGACCGCAAGTCCGAGCACGAGGGTGCCATCCGCGACTACCGCGCCAAGGAGAAGGAAGCCCGTAAGCTCGCCCGGCAGGCCGACGACCCGATGGAGCAGCTGCGGCTCAAGAAGGAGGCCCGGAAGTGGGAGCAGCGTGCCGAGGAGGCCGACGAGGACTTCCGCGAGACACGCAAGAAGCTCCGGGCTGAGGCGGACAAGTATCTCGAGCTGATCGAGCAATCGCTGCGCGGAACCCAAGACATCCAACATCTGTTCACAATCCGTTGGAGGATTATCCCGTGA